From Candidatus Zixiibacteriota bacterium:
CAATCAGGCCGGCCTCGAGATCCTTCAGGTCCTGGAGGGTAGTGCGATACAGCTTGCTGTTGACGTCGGACTCCAACTCCGACCAGAATCGCCGGGAGGCGCAGATGTCGCGTTTCTCGCACTCTTCCTCGTGCTCCGGGTTGTGGCACTGGCCGAATTTCACTGGGCCGTCCAGGATCGCGATCACCTCTCCGACCGAGATCTTGTTCGCCGGGCGCGCCAGGATATATCCGCCTTGAGCGCCGCGCCGGGAGAGGACGATTCCGGCCCGCTTGAGTCGATTGCAGATCTGCTCAAGGTAAGGCAGTGAAATGTCCTCCAGTTTGGAAATCCGGGCGGTAGAAAGCGGACGGTTGGCCTTGACGATGGCCAGAAGCGCCCGAATACCGTATCTGCCGCGTGTCGATATCGCCAAATTGCCAAGACTCCTTCGCTGGAATGGTCACAATACAAATCCTTAGCGGATCTGTCAACATTCCGGACCAGCTTCAATGAATACGCGGTGAAAGCAGCGCTCACAGCACTATTTAGCGGATTTTCCGACAACGGGATCGACGAAACTGAGAGCCGCATCAAGCGATTGTGGGAGTTTGGGCGGCAATTCATGCCCGAGGTTGGGGAACTCCAGGAATCGATGCTCAAACCCAACGACTTTGAAGGCATTGAGCATGTCCAGCTGATACGGTCTGAAGTAGTCGAAGTGACCGCCAATGATGACACCTCTTTGGCCCCGCGCCACCATCCCGGCGACAAGAGCGGTGTCGAATTGCGGCGGCATTCCCGGACAAACAGCGATAAATCCCAGCAGTGGAATGACTTGCTGGAGCGTGACATCAATGGCCATCATTCCACCCATCGAGAAACCGCACACGATAACTCGAGCCGTATCGACTGGATAGGTCTTTCTGACCTCCTCGTAGGCACTCCGGATGAGTTTGCGGCTCTCCTTCAACTTCCGATGCCAGGTATACCGATCCCGACTGCGCTCGGAAGACTGCGGAAACAGGCGAATGTAATGATCGGCAAAGAGGTCGGGAACGAAGTAGGGTTGCAGCGATTCTTTACCGCTGAAGGCACCATGGAGAATGATCAGGAGCGGGTAGGTGCGAGTGGAATCATAGCTTGCCGGCAGGACAATGTCATAGGTTTCCCCGACAACAGTTCGCTGCGCTGAGACGGAGGCAGCCAAAAGCAATACCAGTGAGCATAGCTTTAGTGATCGCATAGGCGTTCTACAATATGTCGCAGCTGAAGTCTGGGAACATGTGCACAAATAAGAGGCGATCCGGAGGTCCGGATCGTCAATCACCGACTGGGCAATCGGTGTGTGGTGCGGGAGGGTGGGGTCGATATCGGGCAGAACGGGTCGGCGACGGGGTTTTGGGAAGCCGCGGGAGTTCGCCGACCCGCTCTGTATGGGCTATTTTCCAGCTAAGAGCGTCTTTCGATCGATCAGATCGAGCAGCGCCTGGGCGCGGCAGTTGAATCGATCGGCCGGTACGGATAGCTGCATGGTCATGTAGAACTCGTGCGCCTTCACGACCGCCTCTTCAGCGAGATGTCGAGCGAACTCGATCTCGTTGTTGAGGTACTTGCGATAGGCCAGACGATACAGGGTGTCGTGCTGTTCCAGTGCATTCATGTTCATTGAGCTCGTTTCCATATCCACCCCAATCGTCGATGGTCAACCACCCCGGTTCAAAAATTGAGCAAAGTTTCTTGAAAGAACGCAGACCCCGGACAATGCCTTGTCAATCATTGACTTAGGCCCATCTGCCTTCTCACGCGGGAAATAGCGTTAAAAAAATCTACTGTTGCGGTCGATTCCGAATAAATTGTACGCCCTTTGTTTAAGGTTACGGTTAGATGCTGAGACCAAAGCTCTTTACAACGTTGGGAAATTACGGTCGCGAGGAGTTCGCCGCCGATCTGGGTGCCGGACTGATCGTGGGAATCGTTGCACTGCCTCTGGCGATTGCCTTTGCGATCGCCTCCGGCGTTTCACCGGAAAAGGGCCTTTTCACTGCGATCATAGCGGGATTCCTGATCTCGGCACTGGGTGGCAGCCGCGTGCAGATCGGCGGGCCGACCGGCGCATTTGTTGTGATCGTCTACGGCATCGTCGCTCAGTACGGCCTCGACGGGCTGATGCTCGCGACGATTATGGCCGGGGTGATTCTGATCATCATGGGGCTCGCGAAGTTCGGATCGGCGATCAAGTTTGTGCCGCATCCGGTTGTCGTGGGCTTTACCTCGGGGATCGCGATCATCATTTTCTCGTCTCAGGTCAAGGACTTCCTGGGTCTGCAGATGGGTGATGTCCCGGCCGACTTCCTCGATAAGTGGGCGGCCTACCCGCAGTATCTGTCAACGATCAATTGGTCCGCGGTCGGCATCAGCCTCGCCGCAATCCTGATCATGGTCTTGTGGCCTCGCGCATGGCGGAAGGTTCCGGGATCGCTAGTCGCGCTTTTGCTGGCAACGGTGGTCGTCAAGATTTTCGGTTTATCGGTTGAGACGATTGGCAGCCGGTTTGGTGAGATTCCGTCGATGATTCCGGCCCCGAGTTTGCCCGACATCAACTGGACGACGTTGCGGGAACTGGTGCAGCCGGCCACGACAATCGCCTTGTTGGCCGGAATCGAATCGCTGCTCTCGGCGGTTGTGGCGGACGGCATGATCGGCGGGAAGCACCGTTCGAACATGGAATTGGTCGCGCAGGGAGT
This genomic window contains:
- a CDS encoding Rrf2 family transcriptional regulator; translation: MAISTRGRYGIRALLAIVKANRPLSTARISKLEDISLPYLEQICNRLKRAGIVLSRRGAQGGYILARPANKISVGEVIAILDGPVKFGQCHNPEHEEECEKRDICASRRFWSELESDVNSKLYRTTLQDLKDLEAGLIEQVQAKSNEPNLLRS
- a CDS encoding alpha/beta fold hydrolase, which encodes MRSLKLCSLVLLLAASVSAQRTVVGETYDIVLPASYDSTRTYPLLIILHGAFSGKESLQPYFVPDLFADHYIRLFPQSSERSRDRYTWHRKLKESRKLIRSAYEEVRKTYPVDTARVIVCGFSMGGMMAIDVTLQQVIPLLGFIAVCPGMPPQFDTALVAGMVARGQRGVIIGGHFDYFRPYQLDMLNAFKVVGFEHRFLEFPNLGHELPPKLPQSLDAALSFVDPVVGKSAK